From the genome of Mugil cephalus isolate CIBA_MC_2020 chromosome 2, CIBA_Mcephalus_1.1, whole genome shotgun sequence, one region includes:
- the LOC125003249 gene encoding arachidonate 12-lipoxygenase, 12R-type-like, with translation MVNYKVTVSTGNLAGSTTFNNVFIKLVGTEGESEQKWLIDLNGPLDFIRGAVASFTVSCPTSLGKLVLIELNKRPHVLLPEGSWFPAKVEVKSPEGNTYHFPIYRWITDSEVHRFREATALTVLEDKHHLGQYSRQQELKEREQDYRWDVYLEGIPHSIKAEGPLSLPAEVRFSFTKTTEFLYTSATALAELQLKGLDECRKPWTDIDAIDRVFCCKRTDISDYVQEHWKEDAFFGYQMLNGANPILIRRCSVLPKNFPVTDDMVFRNGQGSLKGEMKRGNIFLCDYKRLDGLKANTINGKKQYLEAPLVLFHKRPDDKLMPIAIQLKQTPGPDNPIFLPTDSEYDWLLAKIFVRSSDFSEHQLNTHLLRTHLLAEVFAVSLLRNIPMVHPLHKLLVPHTRYTLQINHLARQLLISKTGVFTQFSSSGGEAMITILKRSLSSITYSSLCIPDDIVERGLEAVPNFYYRDDGLKLWDIIHRFVQGVLGYYYKTDKEVEQDPELQKWVKDIVEHGFLSQEGNGIPKCLTSVVELVKFVTMVIFTGSVQHSAVNSGQYDYGGWMPNTPISLQQPPPTKKGTSSEATMLATFPDVNTTAQGMATMWLLSKQSSDFVSLGRYPEDHFCEEVPVKMIKKFQGELKVLSAAIKARNKSLAVPYTYMDPDLVENSVAI, from the exons ATGGTGAATTACAAAGTGACCGTCTCCACTGGCAACCTTGCCGGTTCCACCACTTTTAACAATGTCTTCATTAAGCTGGTGGGCACAGAGGGGGAGAGTGAACAGAAATGGCTGATAGACTTAAATGGACCTTTAGACTTCATCAGAGGAGCT GTGGCCAGTTTTACCGTGTCCTGTCCCACCTCCCTGGGAAAGTTGGTGTTGATAGAGCTGAACAAACGGCCCCACGTACTCCTCCCAGAGGGCTCTTGGTTTCCTGCCAAAGTGGAGGTGAAATCCCCTGAGGGAAACACCTACCACTTCCCCATCTACCGCTGGATCACTGACAGCGAGGTGCATCGTTTCAGAGAGGCAACAG ctctgACAGTCCTTGAAGACAAGCATCATCTTGGCCAGTACAGTCGACAGCAGGAGCTTAAGGAGAGGGAGCAAGACTACCG ctggGATGTTTATCTGGAGGGAATACCCCACTCCATAAAGGCAGAAGGCCCTCTTTCGCTGCCTGCTGAGGTCCGCTTCTCCTTCACCAAGACCACAGAGTTTCTCTACACATCAGCCACAGC aCTGGCAGAACTGCAGCTGAAGGGACTGGATGAATGTCGAAAGCCGTGGACTGACATTGATGCTATCGATCGAGTCTTCTGCTGCAAACGGACCGACATATCAG ACTATGTCCAAGAACACTGGAAAGAGGACGCTTTCTTCGGCTACCAGATGCTCAATGGTGCCAACCCCATCTTGATCCGGCGCTGTTCGGTCCTACCTAAAAACTTCCCTGTTACCGATGATATGGTCTTCAGAAACGGCCAGGGTAGCCTGAAAGGTGAAATGAAG AGAGGGAACATATTCCTGTGTGACTACAAGCGTCTGGATGGACTGAAAGCAAACACCATCAATGGGAAGAAGCAGTATTTAGAGGCTCCCCTTGTCCTGTTCCACAAAAGACCTGATGATAAGCTGATGCCAATTGCTATTCAG CTGAAGCAGACTCCAGGACCTGACAACCCCATCTTTCTTCCTACTGACTCTGAGTACGACTGGTTGTTGGCAAAGATTTTTGTGAGAAGTTCAGATTTCAGTGAGCACCAACTCAACACCCACCTGCTGCGAACTCACCTGCTGGCTGAGGTTTTTGCAGTGTCGCTGCTGCGCAACATTCCCATGGTGCATCCTCTGCACAAG CTTCTTGTACCTCACACTCGCTACACTCTGCAGATCAACCACTTAGCCCGACAGCTTCTAATATCCAAAACTGGAGTTTTCACTCAG TTCTCATCTTCTGGGGGTGAGGCCATGATCACCATCTTGAAGAGATCACTGTCCTCAATTACCTACAGCTCCCTCTGTATACCAGATGACATTGTTGAGCGTGGACTGGAAGCTGTGCCAAACTTCTACTATAGAGATGATGGACTGAAGCTTTGGGATATCATCCACAG GTTTGTGCAGGGAGTGCTCGGATACTACTACAAGACTGACAAAGAGGTCGAGCAAGACCCTGAACTGCAGAAGTGGGTTAAGGACATTGTTGAACATGGATTCCTTTCCCAAGAAGGCAATG GAATTCCCAAGTGCTTGACCAGTGTGGTGGAGTTGGTCAAGTTCGTTACCATGGTGATCTTCACTGGATCAGTGCAGCACTCAGCTGTCAACTCTGGACAG TATGACTACGGTGGCTGGATGCCCAACACTCCCATCTCCCTGCAACAACCTCCACCAACCAAAAAGGGAACATCAAGCGAGGCCACGATGCTGGCCACGTTCCCTGATGTCAACACAACCGCTCAGGGCATGGCCACCATGTGGCTGCTCAGCAAGCAGTCCAGTGACTTC GTCTCCCTTGGCCGTTACCCTGAGGACCATTTCTGTGAGGAGGTTCCCGTAAAGATGATAAAGAAGTTCCAGGGAGAGCTTAAAGTGTTGAGTGCAGCCATCAAAGCCAGGAACAAGAGTCTGGCTGTGCCTTACACATACATGGATCCAGACCTGGTAGAAAATAGTGTGGCCATTTGA